DNA sequence from the Terriglobia bacterium genome:
TCGCAAAGGGCGCGACTACAGCATCCTGAAGCTCTCGCTGGGCGAAGGCCTGCTGACCAGCGAAGGCGCGTTGTGGCAGCGGCAGCGCAAGATGACCCAGGCGGCGTTTCAGAGCCAGCAGGTGGCCTCGTCCGTGCGCGTGATGGAAGGGCAGGCGCTGGCGATGTTGGAACGGTGGCAGCAGCGCGCGGCCTCGGGCGAAGTCTTTGACATTGTTCCCGACCTGATGCGGCTCACACTGAACATTGTGAGCCAGGCGCTTTTCTCCACCAGCCTGGAAGCCGATCTTGACGTGATCCAGCAGGCGCTGCACGTGGGCCGCGAGTTTTCCGTGGACCGCGCATGGTCGGTGGTGCGGGTGCCGCACCAGATTCCCACGCGCCGCCACCGCGAGCATCGCAAATCCATGGCCAGCTTTCACGCCGTGGTGGACCGCATGATCGCCGCGCGCGAGAACTCGCCGGAGAGCGGAGGCAAGACCGACCTGCTGACGTCGCTGATGGACGCTCGCGACGACACCGGGGCCGCCATGTCCGCCAAGCAACTGCGCGACGAAGTGGCCACGCTGCTTACCGCCGGACATGAGACCACCACGCTGGCGCTGGCCTGGGCGCTGTTTCTCATCGCCACGCGGCCGGAAGTGATGGAACGCATGGCCGATGAGGCGCGCTTCCTCAACGGCGCCGCGCCCGCGTATGAAGACCTGTTCAAGCTGAAGTACACGCGCAACGTCGCCGAAGAAGCCATGCGTCTGTACCCGCCGGTGTGGGCGATCTCGCGGACGGCGGTGAAGGAAGACGAGATTGGCGGTTACCAAGTTGCGCCGGGGACGGAGGTCCTGATCTTCCCTTGCGTCACGCACCGCGACCCGCGCTGGTGGCCGGAGCCGGAGCGTTTCAATCCAGAGCGTTTTGCCGCGGAGAATGCGGCGGCGCGTCCGCGCTGCGCCTATCTTCCTTTCGGCGCCGGACCGCGCACCTGCGTGGGCCTGAACTTCGCCATGACGGAAATCCTGGTGGTGCTGGCGATGACTCTCCAGCGCTTTCGCCTGGAGCTGGCGGTGGACCCCGCCAAAGTGGAAGCCGAGCCTTCCGTGACGCTGCGTCCGCGACGCGGTGTGCCGGTGCGACTGCGGAGTGTGTGAAGCCCTCATCTCTCGCTGGAACCCTAAGCGCCTGATCGGTGTCTTAGTCCTTCGGACAATCTGCCAACACCCGTGAGGTGGCCATCCATGCTGGAAGCCCGGGCCCTGACCAAGTGCTACGCCAGCCTGCCGGCGGTGAGCAATGTGAGCTTCACCATCCGCCCGGGAGAAATCCTCGGCTACCTGGGACCCAACGGGTCGGGCAAAAGCACCACCGTCAAGATGATCACCGGGCTCATGGAGCCCACGCGCGGCGAAGTCCTGTTTCATGGCCAGAACATCACGCGCGATCTGCCGGCCTTCAAGCGGCGCCTGGGTTACGTCCCGGAAGAAGCCCTGCTCTATCCTTTTCTTACCGGATGGGAATACCTGGAATTTGTCGGCACCCTGCGCGGCATGGACCGCGAGCAGTTGCGCAAACGCGCCGCAGCGCTGCTGGAGTTGTTCAAGCTGTACCCGCACCGCCACGGATCCATCGCGTCGTATTCCAAGGGGATGCGGCAACGCGTGCTGCTGATCGCCGCGCTCATGCACGATCCGGAAATTCTGGTCTTCGACGAACCCCTCTCCGGCCTGGACATCACTTCCGCCATGGTGTTCCGCAAGCTGGTGAAGTCGCTGGGCGAGCAAGGCAAGATCATCTTTTATTGCTCGCACGTGCTGGAAGTGGTGGAGAAGCTTTGCTCGCATGTGCTCATCCTGCGCCAGGGCGAACTGGTGGCCCACGGAACCGTCAATGACATACAGAACATGAGCGGTCTGGCGTCACTGGAAGACACGTTTTCCCACCTCATGGAAGACGACGACGCGGAAGTCACCGCCCGCAGCATTGTGGAGATCATGAGCGCGTGATCGCAACCTGGCGTTTGCTGCTGGAACAACACAAAGCGCGGATGCTGACCCAGCCGTTCTGGCGGCTGGTTTCGCACTTTGGGCTGCGCCTGACCGCCGCGGGCGATGCCGGCGAAGGCGAACTCAACCTGGGCATCGGCGCGATTCTGGCGCTGCTGGCGGCGCCGGGCGGCTTCATCTCGATCCTCCTCTTCAACAAGTATTCTTCCCTGCTGCGCTGGGTGCGCGGCCAATTGGAGTTTGATCCGTATCCGGCGTCGCTAGGCGACCAATACTTCTTCTTTGCCTTCTCCGTGGCCATCACCGGAATTGTCACGGTGCTCAAGTGGGACAGCATTTTCCCCGACCGCCGCGACTACGCCAACCTGGCGCCGCTGCCCATCCGCACGCGGACGATTTTTCTGGCCAACATCACGGCCATCATCACCCTAGCGGTGATTTTTGCCGTTGACGTCAACCTGTTCTCGTCGTTCCTGTTTTCCATGGACGTGACCATCAACCTGAAGTTTCATGACTTCCTGGCGTTCAGCGCGACGCACGCTCTCGGCGTGCTGCTGGCCAGCTTGTTTACGTTCTTCGCGTTGTTTGCGATCATCGGCCTGCTCATGGTGGTGTTGCCGGAAGCCGCGTTCCGCCGCGTTTCCATTTACGCGCGGATGGCCGTCGTCACGGCGCTGTTGCTCTTGCTCTGTTACAGCTTTGCCGTCCTGCCGCTGCTGACCGCGCCCGCCGGCACGCGCGGCAAGGTCTTTGAACTGCTGCCTCCGGTTTGGTTCCTGGGACTTTCGCGCACGCTGCTCCATCGCGCTGACCCGGACCTGATGCGTCTGGGCATGATGGGGCTCAAACTCACCGGCCTGGCGATGGTCACTGCCGCGGGCGTTTACGTCCTCAGCTACTACCGGCACTTCATACGCCTGCCGGAAATGCTGGACACCACCACGGCGCGGCGCAACCGCTCACGGGTGTGGAACATGCTGGGCCGCGCGGCGGACCGCATCATGCTGCGCACACCGTTCGAGCGCGCCGAGTATCGCTTTGCCATGAAGGCCCTGCTGCGCAGCGACCGGCACATGCTTTTCTTCGGTGGCTTTGCCGGACTTGGCGTGGTGATCGCCGCGCAAACTCTGGCGTCAGCTTTCGCCCACCCGCCTGCCGCCGCGCCCGGCTTGCCCGGCGTCGCCATCCTGTCTTTGCCGTTCATCATTTCTTACACCGTGATCTGCGGGCTCAGGTTTGTTTTTGAGCTGCCGGCGGAACTGCGCGCCAACTGGCTGCACCGCGCCATTGTGGACTATGACCAGCACCAGGCCGCGCGGCTGGCGCGCAAGATCATGCTGACCTTCGTGTGGCCGTGGCTGGCGCTGGTCGCCCTGCCGATTTACGCCCGCGCCTTTGGTTGGACACTCGCCGCCGGACACGTGGCCGTGGTCATGACCGCCAGCTATTGTCTGGCCGGCGTGCTGCTGCGCCGCTACCGCAAGGTCCCGTTCACTTGCGCGTACGCGCCCTGGAAGCAGAGCGCCACGGTCATGGCGGTGCTCTACGCTCTGGGCTTTCTGATGTTCGTGACCACCGTGCCGGAGTGGGAGCGGATATTCCTGCGGCGCAGCCCGTGGATGCTTTGGCTGCTCGCGGCGATGATCTTTGCCGCGTGGAAGCTCTACGCCTGGTTCCGTTACGACGAACTCGATGAGACCCACCTGGTGTTTGAAGAACCCGAGGCGGCGGGATACCAGTGGCTGAACCTGCAGGGAAGGTGAAGCATTCGTGGACGCCTTCAAGGCAACGGTCATCGCTCTTGCGGGCTTGTGACGAAGGAAATCGAACAGAAGCCCGGCTTCTTACCGCAGCGGCTAAGCGGAGCGTTTCAGCGATCAACCAGGAATCTTCACATGACTAGCCAATGATAGCGCCCCTACATAGGTACTTCCAGTCGTCCCATTATGGAACTAGCGCTATATTTATTCAACAATATTTCACCTAGGCCTATATTGCCACGACTTACATATACCCATATATGGCGATAGATTAATATAGTTTATTCCAAACAGGAGATCAGAGATGAAACTATTCCACGTCGCTGCTCGGTTAGCTCTAGCGATATTGTCTATGACTGGGCTATGTACGCCAGCTCTTGCTGCCTGCAGCGCACCTATTAGCATACTTCCAGCTGCTCCAACATTTCACTATGGATCAGGCGCAGGCGGCCCTAACTTTGTCACTATCACCGCGGGCATGAACGGCTCCGTAAGCTGTACTTGGACAGCTAAGGCAAGCGGAACATTCATCACGGCATCTCCTTTGTCGGGTGGGGGCGGCTCAGCGAATCAATTTGTCCTGACCTTTTCGGTGTCCGCGAATCCGGACCTGGCTTCTCGAACCGGCAACATTGTGATCACCCAGTCAGATCAGACCACCGCGACAGTGAACATCATTCAAGATGCGGCCATCGGAGATTTTTCCATATCTGCAGACCCCGTGGAGACAGCCACACCGGGCGGAACGGCCCTTTATAACATTTCAGTGGTACGGTTCCAGAACTTCACCGGGGCTGTCAGCCTCGCGCTTCTTAATCCTCCGAGTGGCGTGGGATCGAGTTTCAGCACAAATCCTGTTACGGGCATTTCATCCACCATGACCCTCACCGTAGCCACGAATGTCGCGCCTGGGATTTATCCCATGACGCTCAAAGGTACGAATGGAAATGTAAACCGGTCAATAGTAGTTACTTTGAATGTGGCCAATCAGGCCCGAAGTTCCCTGGTTACTTTCGTAGATCCTACTTTTGCGAGTGGAGCCAGTCAGGACATATTTTATGTTGGGAATGACCAGCATATCCGGCACATCTTTGCCACATCGGCTTGGCAGCAAGAGGACCTGACCGCACTTTCCGCAGGACCTGCAGCCGCCGCTTCCAGTCCGGTTTCCGGGTATCTGGACTCCGCGCAGATCACAGGCACCGCCCAGCATATCTTTTACCTCAGCAGTAATAACCATGTGCATCATTTATTTGGAACAGCTGGAGCCTGGCACGACAATGACATTACCACTCTGAGCGGCGCCACCGCCGTGGGAGCGGGAAGTCCCTTGTCAAGCTTCCTGGATCCAACTTCAAGTACTGGATTCCTTCAATCCGTTTTCTATTTGGGTACCGATCAGCACGTACATCGCATTTCGTTGAGTGGGACAACCTGGCAGAGTGACGATTTGACTGTTCGCAGCAATGCTCCGTTGGCGATGGCAGGCAGTCCGCTTTCCAGTTTTGTGGATGCCAACGGTGTTACCGGCTCCCCGATTGGAGTGTTCTATCTGGGAACTGATAAGCACGTTCACCACATATTTGAATTTCCGAGTGGCTGGCAGACTGATGATCTTACAGCGCTCTCCGGAGCACCTGCGGCCACTTTTGTGAGTTCGTTGTCGACATTCCTGGACGCGAGTTCAGCGACCGGAGCGCGGCAAAATGTGTATTACATAGGATCAGATCAACACGTGCACCATATCTTCGCGTTCACCAGCACGGGCACATGGCAAACCGACGATATCTCGGCGATCACAGGTGCCCCGTCCGCATCGGCTGGATCTTCAATCTCCAGCTTCCTGGACCGAACCTTCCTTACTGGCGCTGCCCAGGCGGTGTTTTATTTCGGAACCGATGGGCATGTGAATCATATATTTGGGACGGCGACCGGTTGGCAGCGGGACGATATTTCGAGCCTTTCTCAAGCACTGGCCGCTGAGTCTGGAAGCCCAGTTTCCAGCTTTCTTGATAACACGCTCGTCACAGGAGCAAGTCAGGGCGTCTTCTATGTGGGCACGGACCATCACGTGCACCATATCTTTGCGATGTCTACCTGGCAAACAGACGATCTAACTGCTCTTTCAGGGGCGGTTCCCGTAAATTGACACTCTAATAATCCCGGGGAAGGGTTACGCTCTTTCCCGGGATTTCTTTGCATCTTGAAGAGATAACTTCCAAATCCAAACCTCCTCGCGCCCCGTAATTCCACCGGAGGCTGGCACATCAACGGTCTTTGGAACTCAGTGAAACCGTGTCCCCTGGCCCACAATGTGCAATGGGGGACACATTCCAGAGAGCGTCGCCGGCTGCAAAAGATTGCAGCAAGTCATTTTGAATGAATTTGTTAGGGTCGCTGCAACGTCTGGCCGGCGGAGTGCACTATAAGTCAAGTGAAACCTGTTGGCAGTTGGGGAATCTGTAAGAAGTGCAGAATTACTGAACCGCAATGAAGCTTTTTACGTCCAACGTTTATTGAGCCGGCAGGAACAAGGAGAAGCAGACGATGTTTGGCCGCAAGCAAACCCGGGAAGAAGAATTCGCCACCCGCAAGGACTTCCAGAAGATTTTCTCGGAAGACATGAACAACCTGCACCTGCTGGCGCTGCTGCTCACCGCGGACCAGGACGTGGCGGCGGAATGCTTTGTGGCCGGACTGGAAGACAGCATCGGCGGCAACGCGGTGTTCGCGCAGTGGGCGCGGTCATGGAGCAAGCGGGCCATCATCAAGAACGCCATCAAAGCGGTGACGCCGCAACCCGGCGATCCGTTGCCGGACAAAAAAGCTGAGTGGCAGATTGACGGCGCGATGGCGGGAGATTTCAACCGTCAGGAAATTCTGCAAGCGGTGACCGCGCTGGCGCCCTTTGAGCGGTTTGTGTTCGTGATGTCCGTGCTGGAAGGCTACTCCGTGCAGGAGTGCTCCAGCTTGCTGGGTTGCACCGTGCAGCAAGTAGTCGCGGCGCAACAGCTGGCGCTACGGGACCTCTCCCAGGTGGAGCTGGCCAAGCCGGCGACGCCGAATTGCTTCGCGCTGCCTCGACGGGCGATGCTGGCGGCGGACGTCGCGTAAGAGCCACCGTTTGCTTGGTTGCGCGGGAGCGCGCGCCTTATAACACCTTTCCGCCCGCCATCCGCACCAGGCCGCGCAGAATTCGTTCCGTGGCGGGGCCGAAAGGCATGTCGGTGGTGAGATAAGTCCAGGTGGCGCCGCGTTGCTTGGGCAAGATTCCAGACGTCTGCGCTTCCGCTAGCCGCCGCGCTGACTCTTCTTCGATATTGGCTTCCAGCCGCGTAAACATCTGGTGGACGTTGATCAAGTATTCGTGCAGCGGGTCGCGACTCCATGACACCAGGTGGATGCCCGCGCGGTAGTCGGCGACCTCGGCCAGGTAGTCCGCCCAGAGATCGTCAAGGGTCGTCAGCCGGACCAGGCGTTCCAACTCTGACATCGGAGTGGCAGAAACATCAGCGCTTTCATTTTCCGCGTCGGGTTCATCCGTGTATTCCAGTCCGATGCGGTTTTCCCGCGGGAACTTCGCGGGTCGCTCCCCCTTAAGCACCTGCTGGCGCCTTTTCTGGATGATCTGGCGCTGGCCTTCAATGACCGATTCATACTTGTTGAGAAACTGGCGGGCGGTCAGGTTCTGGCCTTCCACCACGCGCTGGATCGCCTCGGCGCTTGCATTGCGCAGCAGCGGATCGTCGCCCGCGAAACGCTGTAGCAGATCATCCTGCAGCGAGATGAAGAAGCGTGACGAGCCGGGATCGCCCTGGCGTCCGGCGCGCCCGCGCAGTTGGTGATCAATGCGGCGGCTCTCATGTTTGTTGGTGCCGATCACGTACAACCCGCCGAGCTCCGCCACCCCGGCGCCCAGTTGTATGTCCGTGCCGCGCCCCGCCATGTTGGTGGAGATGGTGACCGCGCCGCGCTCGCCGGCGCGCGCCACGATGCCAGCTTCCTGCTCTTCATTGCGCGCGTTCAGCACGTGGTGCGGAATGCCCGCAGCGTGCAGCCGCCGGCTGAAGCGTTCAGATTCTTCCACGCTGGTGGTGCCCACCAGCACCGGGCGTCCTGAGCGCCAGGTCGCAAAAATCTCATCGAGCACCGCTTCTTCTTTCTCAGCTTTGTTCGCGAAGAGCTCATCGGGATGGTCCACACGAATTACCGGGCGATTGGTGGGGATGACCTCCACCTCCAGCCCGTAGAGTTCCCGGAGTTCGCGGGCCTGCGTGGCGGCCGTGCCGGTCATCCCGCAGACCTGCGGGTACAGCGCGACCAGGTTCTGCAAAGTAATGGAGCCCAGCACCTGGCCTTGCTTCTTCAGCGCCACGCCTTCTTTGGCTTCAATCGCCGAGTGCAATCCCGCGGGCCAGCGGCGGTCCTGTACGATGCGTCCTTTGAACTCGTCCACCGACTCAATGGCGCCATCTTTGACCAGGTAATCCACGTCGCGCCGCAGGAGCGCGTGCGCGTGGAGCGAATCCTGGATCGCGCACAGCAGGTTCAGGTTTCTCTCTTCGTACAGACTGCCGGAGTGAAAAGCCTGCTCGGCGATGTGCGCGCCTTCCGCCGTCAGGACCGCGTTGCGCCCGTGTTCATCCACGGTGTAGTGGACGCCGCGACGCATGTGCCGCGTGACTGTGTCCACGCGGTAGGGAAGCGACTCAACCACGGCGTCGCCGCCGGCGATCACCAGCGGAATGCGCGCTTCGTCAATCAGGATGGAGTCGGCTTCATCAATCACCGCCACCGCGAACGGGCGATGCACCTGTTCTTCCGCATGCAAGGCAAGCTGGTCGCGAAGAAAGTCAAAGCCAACTTCATTGGCCGTGGCGTAGGTGACGTCACGCGAGTAGGCCTGCTGGCGTTCAGCGGCAGTCATTTCGCGCTGGATGTACCCGACGCTGAGACCAAAATATTCGTAAATCCCGCGCATCCAGTTGGCGTCGCGCCGCGCCAGGTAGTCATTCACGGTCATCACGTGGACGCCCTGTCCGGCGCGGGCATAACAAATCACCGCGGGGACGGCCGCCAGGGTTTTGCCTTCGCCGGTTTGCATCTCAGCGATGCGGCCTTCGCTGAGCGTCAGCGCGCCGCGCAGCTGGACGTCAAACATGTTCTGGCTGAGCACGCGGGACGCTGCATCGGCTGCCGCGGCCGTGATCTCCGTCCGGCTCGTCGCGTCTTGCGCGAACGCCCGCAGTTCCGCGTCCGTCCTTTCTCGCAACTCCGCGCGCAGGGCATTGATGTGGCGGACCTCCTCCGCCATCGGGTCGCGGCGGGAAAACAATGCTCGTAAGAGCTGGCGCATGGCCCCTCCTTTATCTCACTTCCAGGCTGCAATTTGCGTGTTTAATCGGCGAGTGAGAAAGAAGGAGGAGCACGGGAATGCAAACTTGCAGAAAACCCGGTCAAAAGGGCAGGAGCCGGTTGCGCGGGGTGCTGGAAATCGCAAAGCGCGCGGCAAGGTGAAGCGACAAACCTGACCTCCGCGGGCCGGCTGGCTCTTGCTTCGCTTTGCCACAGGATGGCATATGCATCGGCGGCGCGCTCGGCGCGCACGGGTACCGGCTGCGTTGTCAGAACAGAAACCACCGCCGCCAGAATCAGAATTGAAGTACGCCGGACCATCCGCCTAAAAGTATGGCACGGTGGGCATGAATTCAGAAACACTTTTGCCGGGGTAGTGAATCAGGTTAAGCTGAGCCACTACCCGTATCAGCGTCTAGCGATTCGCTTGCGAATTGCGGGCCTTTAGGCAGACGATCATCGCCGGCGAAAGCTGGTACAATAATGTCCAGCGCGTCGCATCCTCGCGGAGAGATGGCCGAGTGGCTGAAGGCGGCGGTTTGCTAAACCGTTATAGGGGCTAACACTTCTATCGGGGGTTCGAATCCCCCTCTCTCCGCCAGATTCTCCTTTGTTTCCTCAGCAGCTCAGCATTCCTGCGTATCCTCTGCGTTCCCCCTATCACTTTCGTTACATCTGCGGTGGGGCCATGCGCAGCAGGAACTCCGTCCCGCTTAGGAGCTTGAAGTTCTTCTTCTTGGCGGTCATCACCGTCATCACCGGACGCTTATCGAGGACCCAATTCAGCTTTAGTCCATCGATCCCTATCGCTCCGCTGGAATCTTCTTGCAGGTTCGACTTCGGTTCGTTCTTGCCTTTCAGGATCGCGGTCTGCACCGCCGCGCTTGAACCTGCGGCTGAACTAGCCCCCGCGTTTCCAGTCCGCTGTGTAGGCTCAGCGGAGTGGTTCATGGAGTAGAACGGGTCAGATGACAGGTCCTCCGGTGGAGTCGCCACCGCTGCAATGATGCCCACCAGGCGGACCTCTTGACCGGGATTCGGCGTCGCCTGGTCGAGCGCGATCGAAACCGTATTCCCGTCTTTCGCGTCAACCACCGTCGCGCTTAACGCAGTGCCGTGCGGCATGAGAGTCTTCCCCTTGACCACAAGATCGCGCGTAAGGTGCAGGGCGATCTTGTCTCCTGCCTTGGCCGTCTTGAAGTCCAAAGTTTTGTCCAGGGTGCAGAATCCAATGGCGGGCTGCTGCGCGCCTGCTGCCAGAGCCAAGAGAAGTAGCATCAAAGGAACTGCAATGGTTCGACGCATGGTTCGCTCCAGTAAAACGCCGGCACGAAGTGTAACACCAGAACGCGGGCGAATCACTGCAAAGAAGAAGCGGACTTGCGGCTCACGCGCGAAACGTGCCGGTACCCGAGCTGGAGTCTGCTCTATGCCGGAACCTGACGCTCTACCGACCAGTGCGGCTGGCGTTTTTCCAGGAACGCCAGAATTCCTTCGGCGGCATCGGGCTGTTGCATGAGTTCGTTCAGGTAAATGTGCTCCAACGCGGGCAAGTCAATTTCCAACGCGCGAACCAGAGGCAGTCGCGCTGCCTGCGCGGCAAAATGCAATGCCGCGGCTGATCGAGGCAGAAATTCCGACTCCAGCCAAGCGTCAAGTTGGGCCTCGAGTTCCCCGTTGGGGAAAACCTTGTTGATCAATCCAGCAGCGGCGGCTCTCTGTGCAGTCCAGCTGGCGCCGGTCAGCACCATTTCCGCGGCGCGTCCCGCGCCCATGCGCACGGGCAGCAACGCCGCCCCTGCAGGCGGAAACACGCCCAGCTTGATCTCCGGCAGCGCGAACTGCGCACTTTCTTCGGCGACGATCAGGTCGCAGGCCAGCGCGAGTTCAAATCCTCCGCCCATGCATTGTCCGCGGACGGCGGCGATCAGCGGCGCCGGCGCCCCCGCCATTTTCAGCAGGAGTTTGCGCAGATGAGTGAGCGTATCGCCGATCTGGTCCGGCAGATGTTCTTCAATGCTGGCCCCAAAGCTGAAGTGCGGACCCGCCCCGGCGAGCACGATTGCTTTCAGGTCTGTGTGGGGCGTGAGTCCTTCCAGCGTCAGGTGAAGGCCAAGCATCATGGCCTTATCCAGGATGTTGGCCTTGGGCGCGGACAAGGTGATCCGCG
Encoded proteins:
- a CDS encoding cytochrome P450 — its product is MVTPSSVSSHKSPSLRSTAPGPGILGFFLSLPKFKRDPLGCFAEMAREFGDVVRYRGMWTTYQLNHPDHIQQVLQTNFAAYRKGRDYSILKLSLGEGLLTSEGALWQRQRKMTQAAFQSQQVASSVRVMEGQALAMLERWQQRAASGEVFDIVPDLMRLTLNIVSQALFSTSLEADLDVIQQALHVGREFSVDRAWSVVRVPHQIPTRRHREHRKSMASFHAVVDRMIAARENSPESGGKTDLLTSLMDARDDTGAAMSAKQLRDEVATLLTAGHETTTLALAWALFLIATRPEVMERMADEARFLNGAAPAYEDLFKLKYTRNVAEEAMRLYPPVWAISRTAVKEDEIGGYQVAPGTEVLIFPCVTHRDPRWWPEPERFNPERFAAENAAARPRCAYLPFGAGPRTCVGLNFAMTEILVVLAMTLQRFRLELAVDPAKVEAEPSVTLRPRRGVPVRLRSV
- a CDS encoding ABC transporter ATP-binding protein; the encoded protein is MLEARALTKCYASLPAVSNVSFTIRPGEILGYLGPNGSGKSTTVKMITGLMEPTRGEVLFHGQNITRDLPAFKRRLGYVPEEALLYPFLTGWEYLEFVGTLRGMDREQLRKRAAALLELFKLYPHRHGSIASYSKGMRQRVLLIAALMHDPEILVFDEPLSGLDITSAMVFRKLVKSLGEQGKIIFYCSHVLEVVEKLCSHVLILRQGELVAHGTVNDIQNMSGLASLEDTFSHLMEDDDAEVTARSIVEIMSA
- a CDS encoding BACON domain-containing protein, yielding MKLFHVAARLALAILSMTGLCTPALAACSAPISILPAAPTFHYGSGAGGPNFVTITAGMNGSVSCTWTAKASGTFITASPLSGGGGSANQFVLTFSVSANPDLASRTGNIVITQSDQTTATVNIIQDAAIGDFSISADPVETATPGGTALYNISVVRFQNFTGAVSLALLNPPSGVGSSFSTNPVTGISSTMTLTVATNVAPGIYPMTLKGTNGNVNRSIVVTLNVANQARSSLVTFVDPTFASGASQDIFYVGNDQHIRHIFATSAWQQEDLTALSAGPAAAASSPVSGYLDSAQITGTAQHIFYLSSNNHVHHLFGTAGAWHDNDITTLSGATAVGAGSPLSSFLDPTSSTGFLQSVFYLGTDQHVHRISLSGTTWQSDDLTVRSNAPLAMAGSPLSSFVDANGVTGSPIGVFYLGTDKHVHHIFEFPSGWQTDDLTALSGAPAATFVSSLSTFLDASSATGARQNVYYIGSDQHVHHIFAFTSTGTWQTDDISAITGAPSASAGSSISSFLDRTFLTGAAQAVFYFGTDGHVNHIFGTATGWQRDDISSLSQALAAESGSPVSSFLDNTLVTGASQGVFYVGTDHHVHHIFAMSTWQTDDLTALSGAVPVN
- a CDS encoding accessory Sec system translocase SecA2 — translated: MRQLLRALFSRRDPMAEEVRHINALRAELRERTDAELRAFAQDATSRTEITAAAADAASRVLSQNMFDVQLRGALTLSEGRIAEMQTGEGKTLAAVPAVICYARAGQGVHVMTVNDYLARRDANWMRGIYEYFGLSVGYIQREMTAAERQQAYSRDVTYATANEVGFDFLRDQLALHAEEQVHRPFAVAVIDEADSILIDEARIPLVIAGGDAVVESLPYRVDTVTRHMRRGVHYTVDEHGRNAVLTAEGAHIAEQAFHSGSLYEERNLNLLCAIQDSLHAHALLRRDVDYLVKDGAIESVDEFKGRIVQDRRWPAGLHSAIEAKEGVALKKQGQVLGSITLQNLVALYPQVCGMTGTAATQARELRELYGLEVEVIPTNRPVIRVDHPDELFANKAEKEEAVLDEIFATWRSGRPVLVGTTSVEESERFSRRLHAAGIPHHVLNARNEEQEAGIVARAGERGAVTISTNMAGRGTDIQLGAGVAELGGLYVIGTNKHESRRIDHQLRGRAGRQGDPGSSRFFISLQDDLLQRFAGDDPLLRNASAEAIQRVVEGQNLTARQFLNKYESVIEGQRQIIQKRRQQVLKGERPAKFPRENRIGLEYTDEPDAENESADVSATPMSELERLVRLTTLDDLWADYLAEVADYRAGIHLVSWSRDPLHEYLINVHQMFTRLEANIEEESARRLAEAQTSGILPKQRGATWTYLTTDMPFGPATERILRGLVRMAGGKVL
- a CDS encoding enoyl-CoA hydratase/isomerase family protein: MDGESRNGQGVTMENTVVENKVRLEFTHQGQVARITLSAPKANILDKAMMLGLHLTLEGLTPHTDLKAIVLAGAGPHFSFGASIEEHLPDQIGDTLTHLRKLLLKMAGAPAPLIAAVRGQCMGGGFELALACDLIVAEESAQFALPEIKLGVFPPAGAALLPVRMGAGRAAEMVLTGASWTAQRAAAAGLINKVFPNGELEAQLDAWLESEFLPRSAAALHFAAQAARLPLVRALEIDLPALEHIYLNELMQQPDAAEGILAFLEKRQPHWSVERQVPA